The Myxococcus guangdongensis genome has a window encoding:
- a CDS encoding gamma carbonic anhydrase family protein has translation MMTSFSRTPFPSEPSPGTAHFRLASSARVLGRVHLGPGVHLAQGAVVCSPEGAVQLGAGSVLRENTTVVGTARHPVVVGEKTTLGPRSMVLGASVGHLCDVGAGAILQPDARLGDRCLVADGALVPSGMWVPSDSVVVGRPARVVRRVDTGDLERLRATRGGSLTLPQQPLTPFFARDRAEDAPMGQLYSLRDKHPLVHPTATLFSSAEVTGDVLIGPGAIIGAGVRIIGESHAPLRIGAGVRIHANTVVQLQPGGTLVVEDGAIIGPGCLVHGCFVGASTVVEAGAILCDRSRLGRGCLVGAGSMVRPGSLFPDAAQVDGFPAVQTGFLSTLPATPPWALKPEDLPELRRVS, from the coding sequence ATGATGACGAGCTTCTCGCGTACGCCGTTCCCGTCAGAACCCAGCCCGGGCACCGCGCACTTCCGTCTGGCCAGCAGTGCGCGCGTGCTGGGGCGCGTGCACCTGGGACCCGGAGTCCACCTCGCACAAGGCGCGGTGGTCTGCTCTCCGGAGGGCGCGGTTCAACTCGGTGCGGGCTCCGTCCTGCGGGAGAACACCACCGTCGTCGGCACCGCGCGTCATCCCGTGGTGGTGGGAGAGAAGACGACGTTGGGCCCGCGCAGCATGGTGCTCGGCGCGTCGGTGGGCCACCTGTGCGACGTGGGCGCGGGGGCCATCCTCCAACCGGACGCCCGACTGGGCGACCGCTGCCTCGTGGCCGACGGGGCGCTGGTGCCCTCCGGCATGTGGGTGCCCTCGGATTCCGTCGTCGTCGGCCGACCCGCGCGCGTCGTGCGGCGCGTGGACACCGGAGACCTCGAGCGGCTGCGCGCCACGCGCGGCGGCTCGCTCACCCTTCCCCAACAGCCCCTCACCCCTTTCTTCGCCCGAGACCGCGCCGAGGATGCACCCATGGGACAGCTCTATTCCCTCCGAGACAAGCACCCGCTCGTCCACCCCACCGCCACCCTGTTCTCCTCCGCCGAAGTGACGGGCGACGTGCTCATCGGCCCCGGCGCCATCATCGGCGCCGGCGTGCGCATCATCGGCGAGTCCCACGCGCCGCTGCGCATCGGCGCGGGCGTGCGCATCCACGCCAACACGGTGGTGCAGCTGCAACCGGGTGGCACGCTGGTGGTGGAGGACGGGGCCATCATCGGACCGGGCTGCCTGGTGCACGGCTGCTTCGTGGGCGCGAGCACCGTCGTGGAGGCGGGCGCCATCCTCTGCGACCGCAGCCGGCTGGGGCGCGGCTGCCTGGTCGGCGCCGGCAGCATGGTGCGCCCCGGCTCGCTCTTCCCGGACGCGGCCCAGGTGGATGGCTTCCCCGCGGTGCAGACGGGCTTCCTGTCCACGCTGCCGGCGACGCCGCCCTGGGCGCTCAAGCCGGAGGACCTGCCGGAGCTGCGCCGCGTGAGCTGA